CAGCGGCGGATCTGCTCCTTGGCCAGCGTCTCGTACTGGCGATACAGCGCCACCCGCTCCTGCACGTCCGGCAGCTGCAGGATTTCGTCGATGCCGTGATTGCGGCAGTAGCCGATCAAATCCATCATCAGCTGGAAGTTGCTGACCTTGAACTCGCGGAAGCGGCCGAGCCCGGTGCGCGCGTCCATCAGGTAGTTCAGCAGCACCCAGTCCTTGGGATTCAGGATTTCGTCGATGGAGAACTGGGCGGAGTCCGCCTTGTCCACCGCCGCCATCATCTCGTCGCTGATGCCGGGAAACGCCTTCTTGCCGCCATAATGGTTGTACACCACCCGCGCCGCCGACGGCGCGCGCGGGTCGATCACGTAATTGTCGACATCGGTGGCGTTGCGCAGGGTTTCCGACAGATGATGGTCGAACACCAAGTGCGCCTTGGCGACGTAAGGCAGGTTGGTGGTGATGTCGTCGCCGGTGATTTCCACCTTGCCGTCCTGCATGTCCTTGGGGTGAGCGAACATCACCTCGCGGATCAGCTTGAGCTCGTTGAGCAACACCGCGCACACCAGTCCGTCGAAATCGCTGCGCGTCACCAGGCGGTACTGTTTCTGCTGCGTCATCTGCGCCTCCCGTTCATTGCGTTCTCAGCCGTCCGGCGCCGCCACCTCCAGCGCGCCGGCCATCCGGTCGGCCAGGCGGGCCAACCGCTCGTCGATCTCCGCCTCGGGCAGCTCCACCGTGAGCCAGACCCTGTCGGCGTATTGCTGATCCACCACCGCCAGCCCCATCTCCTGGCACGCGTGCCGCAGGCGGGCCTCGCCGGCGAAGT
This genomic window from Chromobacterium violaceum ATCC 12472 contains:
- a CDS encoding exopolyphosphatase → MTQQKQYRLVTRSDFDGLVCAVLLNELKLIREVMFAHPKDMQDGKVEITGDDITTNLPYVAKAHLVFDHHLSETLRNATDVDNYVIDPRAPSAARVVYNHYGGKKAFPGISDEMMAAVDKADSAQFSIDEILNPKDWVLLNYLMDARTGLGRFREFKVSNFQLMMDLIGYCRNHGIDEILQLPDVQERVALYRQYETLAKEQIRRCSRVHGNVVVLNLLHEETIYPTNRFMIYALFPDCNISIHQMWGLNKQNTVFAVGKSIVNRTSRTNVGALMLQYGGGGHEAAGTCQVGHDQSEDVLDELIARIRGHG